The Halosimplex litoreum genome has a window encoding:
- a CDS encoding DUF7504 family protein, whose protein sequence is MYVLGPPLWNESVGEGTTLLVRGRTMTRKTDMTTQLLAGDDDGDTGTVLVTTDERPASLWERYRGLAPNADPSRVGIVDATGEAGGGDRPVTDATEGTTFSADGVGTPAVGSVNSPADLTGIGMMVSRFFDELLTERGVGRIRVGIATLNTMAMYADTERITRFVHVLSGRIRSVEGLGLVVVHTDGLEGDIGNSLPALVDGLVDIREADDGFEARTRRFGTDGDWRPIDLTEPVGAAESSDTRGTTTPTSARPPESLGAAVRAVEAERPTLTLCNYEEDDAAREGEADALRSYFESRDVTVRTARLDAETPRGVALLHREEALLAATPTADLADAIALDESSLFADGRRPAVIEALSGDARAAGGVDRAFLVEASRVVETRAARTSGGRLDAGFQSLSRLWAVPRTRRIYEALAEAGVDVHAYGVADAATPPDTAITVHASDDPEIRDTWFVVHDGAGAGERAAALVAEERDPGVYHGFWTRTPERVAALSTYVVETHCH, encoded by the coding sequence ATGTACGTTCTGGGGCCGCCGCTGTGGAACGAGTCAGTCGGTGAGGGGACGACGCTGCTCGTTCGCGGGCGGACCATGACCCGGAAGACGGACATGACGACGCAACTGCTCGCGGGCGACGACGACGGCGACACAGGTACGGTGCTGGTGACGACCGACGAACGACCGGCCTCGCTCTGGGAGCGATACCGGGGCCTCGCACCGAACGCCGACCCGAGCAGGGTCGGGATCGTCGACGCGACCGGTGAGGCGGGCGGCGGGGACCGCCCGGTCACCGACGCGACCGAGGGCACCACGTTCTCGGCGGACGGCGTGGGGACGCCGGCGGTCGGGTCGGTCAACTCGCCGGCCGACCTGACCGGTATCGGGATGATGGTGAGCCGGTTTTTCGACGAGCTGCTGACCGAGCGCGGTGTCGGGCGGATCCGGGTCGGCATCGCGACGCTCAACACGATGGCGATGTACGCCGACACAGAGCGGATCACGCGTTTCGTCCACGTGCTTAGCGGCCGGATCAGGTCCGTCGAAGGGCTGGGGCTCGTCGTCGTCCACACCGACGGGCTGGAGGGTGATATCGGTAACAGTCTCCCCGCGCTCGTCGACGGCCTCGTCGACATTCGCGAGGCCGACGACGGGTTCGAGGCACGGACGCGACGATTTGGCACCGACGGCGACTGGCGGCCGATCGACCTGACCGAGCCGGTCGGCGCGGCGGAGTCGAGCGATACTCGCGGGACGACGACGCCGACGAGCGCCCGACCGCCGGAGTCGCTCGGGGCGGCCGTCCGAGCGGTCGAGGCCGAGCGGCCGACGCTGACCCTCTGCAACTACGAGGAAGACGACGCGGCGCGCGAGGGCGAGGCGGACGCCCTCCGCTCGTACTTCGAGAGCCGGGACGTGACCGTCCGGACCGCGAGGCTGGACGCGGAGACGCCCCGTGGCGTCGCGCTACTGCACCGCGAGGAGGCGCTGCTGGCGGCGACGCCGACCGCCGACCTCGCCGACGCGATCGCACTCGACGAGTCGTCACTGTTCGCCGACGGCCGACGACCGGCCGTCATCGAGGCGCTCTCGGGCGACGCCCGCGCCGCAGGCGGCGTCGACCGTGCGTTCCTCGTCGAGGCGAGCCGCGTGGTCGAGACGCGCGCCGCGCGGACGAGCGGCGGCCGGCTCGATGCGGGGTTCCAGTCGCTCTCGCGGCTGTGGGCGGTGCCACGGACCCGTCGGATCTACGAGGCGCTCGCCGAGGCCGGGGTCGACGTGCACGCGTACGGCGTGGCGGACGCGGCCACGCCCCCGGACACGGCGATCACGGTCCACGCTTCCGACGACCCCGAGATACGCGACACCTGGTTCGTCGTCCACGACGGTGCGGGAGCCGGCGAGAGGGCGGCCGCACTGGTCGCGGAGGAGCGCGACCCGGGCGTCTACCACGGGTTCTGGACTCGCACGCCCGAGCGGGTGGCCGCGCTCTCGACGTACGTCGTCGAAACGCACTGTCACTGA
- a CDS encoding RNA methyltransferase: MSGDNTVDDGDDAPSGDAPDREGVPSISVAVVDAETSGNVGTIARSMKNFGLSDLLLVDPPDVGPESEAAGFAGQAREDVLPNAREVSFDELVEHYHTVGCTAVTNEDERSHTRYPFRTPADLADSLRGVDADTCVVFGRERVGLTNEELARLDEVCSIPASGEYPVLNLGQAATVVLYELRDLTVAETQHPESSHQRADERAVEGLHEQFADFLDAIDHPEEKRAKARRLWRRFVGRAHPTGREAKTLRGVFRRADGKVDRLESDDGDDRDA; the protein is encoded by the coding sequence ATGAGCGGCGACAACACGGTCGACGACGGCGACGACGCGCCGAGCGGCGACGCGCCGGACCGCGAGGGAGTCCCCTCGATCTCCGTCGCCGTCGTCGATGCCGAGACCTCCGGTAACGTCGGCACCATCGCCCGCTCGATGAAGAACTTCGGGCTCTCGGACCTGTTGCTCGTCGACCCGCCCGACGTCGGCCCCGAGAGCGAGGCCGCCGGATTCGCCGGCCAGGCCCGCGAAGACGTCCTGCCGAACGCTCGTGAGGTCTCCTTCGACGAGCTGGTCGAGCACTACCACACCGTCGGTTGCACGGCCGTCACCAACGAAGACGAACGCAGCCACACCCGCTACCCCTTCCGGACGCCCGCGGACCTCGCCGACAGCCTCCGCGGCGTCGACGCCGACACCTGCGTCGTCTTCGGCCGCGAGCGCGTCGGACTCACCAACGAGGAACTCGCCCGCCTCGACGAGGTGTGTTCGATCCCCGCTTCCGGGGAGTACCCCGTGCTCAACCTCGGCCAGGCGGCGACCGTCGTCCTCTACGAACTCCGGGACCTGACCGTCGCGGAGACCCAACACCCCGAGTCGAGCCACCAGCGCGCCGACGAACGCGCCGTCGAGGGCCTGCACGAGCAGTTCGCCGACTTCCTCGACGCGATCGACCACCCCGAGGAGAAGCGAGCGAAAGCGCGGCGACTCTGGCGGCGGTTCGTTGGCCGCGCCCATCCCACCGGTCGCGAGGCGAAGACGCTCCGTGGAGTCTTCCGCCGGGCAGACGGGAAGGTCGACCGACTCGAGAGCGACGACGGGGACGACCGCGACGCGTAG
- the folP gene encoding dihydropteroate synthase — protein MQNVDAAGLGIGDDYPPRIMGVLNVSEESPYDPSVFADPGEAAAYVDDELIDEGADIVDVGLESANKKFDVLSAEGELDRLDTAIETLESTSGDAVWSIETRYAEVAEAALDRGFDMVNDIAGFADPEMPEVCREYDVAVAKMASPPDITKPGAVRATPWTERKSAEWAQGADYVDQVYEALTQNGLTDKTIVDPAFGRWSEDQTIEDDRETFRRLREFRGLGAPTLVSINRKTFLRSLADRSTEGALPVSLAATSMAVERGAHVIRTHDVSETRDAALVGDAFARERGRAGVDAALAAEELDVTTAGEFARHAERVGVDGVDPADAVAGVYEVAGPDDELGRLRAAAAAAGCRFAVGPDGRGLLWGSAAALTGLAADERVPSTLASALADAAEDAG, from the coding sequence ATGCAGAACGTCGACGCCGCGGGCCTGGGGATCGGAGACGACTATCCGCCGCGCATCATGGGCGTGCTCAACGTCAGCGAGGAGTCGCCCTACGATCCGAGCGTCTTCGCCGACCCCGGCGAGGCCGCGGCGTACGTCGACGACGAACTGATCGACGAGGGAGCCGACATCGTCGACGTGGGCCTCGAATCGGCCAACAAGAAGTTCGACGTACTCTCGGCCGAGGGGGAACTCGACCGGCTCGACACCGCTATCGAGACGCTCGAATCCACGTCGGGCGACGCCGTCTGGAGCATCGAGACGCGCTACGCCGAGGTGGCCGAGGCCGCCCTCGACCGGGGGTTCGACATGGTCAACGACATCGCCGGCTTCGCCGACCCCGAGATGCCCGAGGTCTGTCGGGAGTACGACGTGGCCGTCGCGAAGATGGCGAGCCCGCCCGACATCACGAAACCGGGGGCCGTGCGGGCGACGCCGTGGACCGAGCGCAAGTCGGCGGAGTGGGCCCAAGGGGCCGACTACGTCGACCAGGTGTACGAGGCGCTCACACAGAACGGCCTGACGGACAAGACCATCGTCGACCCCGCGTTCGGCCGGTGGTCCGAGGACCAGACGATCGAGGACGACCGTGAGACCTTCCGGCGGCTGCGGGAGTTCCGCGGGCTCGGCGCCCCGACGCTCGTCTCGATCAACCGCAAGACGTTCCTCCGGTCGCTGGCGGACCGCTCGACAGAGGGCGCCTTGCCGGTCAGCCTCGCGGCCACGTCGATGGCGGTCGAGCGCGGCGCCCACGTGATCCGCACTCACGACGTGAGCGAGACCCGCGACGCCGCGCTCGTCGGCGACGCCTTCGCGCGCGAGCGGGGGCGAGCCGGCGTGGACGCGGCACTCGCGGCCGAGGAGCTGGACGTGACGACGGCGGGGGAGTTCGCCCGCCACGCCGAGCGGGTCGGGGTCGACGGCGTCGACCCCGCGGACGCCGTCGCGGGCGTGTACGAGGTGGCCGGCCCGGACGACGAGCTGGGGCGTCTCCGCGCGGCCGCCGCGGCCGCCGGCTGCCGGTTCGCGGTCGGACCGGACGGGCGCGGGCTCCTGTGGGGGTCGGCCGCGGCGCTGACCGGACTGGCCGCCGACGAACGGGTCCCGTCGACGCTCGCGAGCGCCCTCGCCGACGCCGCCGAGGACGCCGGGTGA
- a CDS encoding 6-hydroxymethylpterin diphosphokinase MptE-like protein — MEFDEWEPVYEAVLADMGFDRAGDERARDLLADLVVDSGGSGSLAPADLDFAGETVAVVGAGPSLGDELGVVRAADSVVAASDAAAAVREAGLVVDCMVTDLDEESDVARELTAAGTPVAVHAHGDNRPALRERVPELVVESVLPTTQAAPAGPVVDTGGFTDGDRAAFLADHCGAETLVFAGWDFDDPDVDPLKARKLGWAERLLRWLELRRGERFGVLDGRRGDIDESALPV, encoded by the coding sequence ATGGAGTTCGACGAGTGGGAGCCGGTCTACGAGGCGGTCCTGGCCGACATGGGGTTCGACCGCGCGGGCGACGAGCGGGCGCGGGACCTGCTCGCCGACCTCGTGGTCGACAGCGGCGGGTCCGGCTCGCTCGCGCCTGCCGACCTTGACTTCGCCGGCGAGACGGTCGCCGTCGTCGGCGCGGGACCGTCGCTCGGTGACGAACTGGGCGTCGTCCGGGCGGCCGACAGCGTCGTCGCGGCCTCCGACGCGGCGGCCGCCGTGCGCGAGGCGGGACTGGTCGTCGACTGCATGGTCACCGATCTGGACGAGGAGAGCGACGTGGCCCGCGAGCTGACCGCCGCGGGGACGCCCGTGGCGGTCCACGCCCACGGCGACAATCGCCCGGCGCTGCGCGAGCGGGTGCCCGAACTGGTCGTCGAGTCGGTGCTGCCGACGACCCAGGCCGCGCCCGCCGGTCCGGTGGTCGACACGGGCGGGTTCACCGACGGCGACCGCGCGGCCTTCCTCGCCGACCACTGCGGCGCCGAGACGCTGGTCTTCGCCGGCTGGGACTTCGACGACCCCGACGTGGACCCGCTGAAGGCGCGGAAACTCGGCTGGGCCGAGCGACTGCTCCGGTGGCTGGAACTGCGGCGCGGCGAGCGCTTCGGCGTGCTGGACGGCCGCCGAGGCGACATCGACGAGTCGGCGCTGCCGGTGTGA
- a CDS encoding phosphotransferase family protein encodes MTHAPVSPTDREVSDEAVRGMVAALRPDWTVESVERSPHGTDFVATLDVGTPEGPRTVVLKATTADFVDPPIARAEPRLFELVGRETAIPVPEVYGYCDDHDEFPAPFYLAEHVDGVNLEDDPESLSPSARERVVRDAGRNLAELHELGPLPAVGSVGVADGELTVLDTDDHPRADDFRDRLLEDAERTLDVLTEGGYFPELADDPGRFVDLVPAVREHLREVVPELSEPDPPTYNHWDYRYGNLLLDPETGETKAVLDWANLSAAEPAYNLAKVEFHLLKPVRDDEARTTELRDIFRSAYVAGRGGWTFEEATLERMAIYRLTDRLDAMACLPLWYEDATPAERDERAAEHRAFLAERVPGVDR; translated from the coding sequence ATGACTCACGCCCCCGTCTCGCCGACCGACCGCGAGGTGTCCGACGAGGCGGTCCGGGGGATGGTCGCCGCGCTCCGTCCCGACTGGACCGTCGAGTCGGTCGAGCGGAGTCCGCACGGGACGGACTTCGTGGCGACGCTCGACGTGGGAACGCCCGAGGGTCCGAGAACCGTCGTCCTGAAGGCGACGACCGCTGACTTCGTCGACCCACCGATCGCCCGCGCCGAGCCGCGACTGTTCGAACTCGTCGGCCGCGAGACGGCGATCCCGGTCCCCGAAGTCTACGGCTACTGCGACGACCACGACGAGTTCCCCGCCCCGTTCTACCTCGCCGAGCACGTCGACGGCGTGAACCTGGAGGACGACCCCGAGTCGCTCTCGCCGTCGGCCCGCGAGCGAGTGGTCCGCGACGCCGGCCGGAACCTCGCCGAGCTGCACGAGCTGGGTCCGCTCCCCGCGGTCGGGAGCGTCGGCGTCGCCGACGGCGAACTGACGGTGCTCGACACCGACGACCACCCGCGGGCCGACGACTTCCGGGACCGACTGCTGGAAGACGCCGAGCGGACGCTCGACGTGCTCACCGAGGGCGGCTACTTCCCCGAACTCGCCGACGACCCCGGGCGGTTTGTCGACCTCGTGCCCGCCGTCCGCGAGCACCTGCGGGAGGTGGTCCCCGAACTGTCCGAACCGGACCCACCGACGTACAACCACTGGGACTACCGCTACGGCAACCTCCTGCTCGACCCCGAGACCGGCGAGACGAAGGCAGTGCTCGACTGGGCGAACCTCTCGGCGGCCGAACCCGCCTACAACCTCGCGAAGGTCGAGTTCCACCTGCTGAAGCCGGTCCGTGACGACGAGGCGCGGACGACCGAACTGCGCGATATCTTCCGGTCGGCCTACGTCGCGGGCCGCGGTGGCTGGACGTTCGAAGAGGCGACGCTGGAGCGGATGGCGATCTACAGGTTGACCGATCGACTGGACGCGATGGCGTGTCTCCCGCTGTGGTACGAGGACGCGACGCCCGCCGAGCGCGACGAGCGAGCGGCCGAACACCGGGCGTTTCTCGCCGAGCGCGTGCCGGGTGTGGACCGCTGA
- a CDS encoding FAD-binding oxidoreductase, translating into MTDLDFLRDAVGPDRVSTDEYARDEHAGDWGTHPEDEVRPDAVVWPTSTEEVSAVLAGAHERGTPVTPYAAGTGLEGNAVPAHEGISMDLTRMDGILDLRPDDLQIDVEPGVLGSAVDEAAAEHGLTFPPLPSSGDISTIGGMIATDASGMQAVKYGVVADWVLELEAVLADGTVITAGSKAVKSSAGYNLKDLIVGSEGTLAVVTRATLQLAGRPQQIKGGRAVFETFDDAAGAIADAVQSGVDVAKIELMGGFAAEVANEYVGTDLPDAPMVFVEFHADHGIDEEIEFCRTVFADYDPHSFEIAADEEMAQLWELRREMAYALDEYREDLRPLHPGDVTVPIGSFPEIVRRARAEADERDLPMACYGHAGDGNLHYEILVDPDDAAMVERGEAAYAAVVEAAIDLGGTATGEHGVGLGKRQFMEREHGAESVAAMRSIKTALDPEGILNPGKIFPDEPE; encoded by the coding sequence ATGACCGACCTCGACTTTCTCCGCGACGCCGTCGGCCCCGACCGGGTGTCGACGGACGAGTACGCCCGCGACGAACACGCTGGCGACTGGGGCACCCACCCCGAGGACGAGGTCCGCCCCGACGCCGTCGTCTGGCCGACGAGCACCGAGGAGGTGTCGGCCGTCCTCGCCGGCGCGCACGAGCGCGGGACCCCCGTCACGCCCTACGCCGCCGGCACCGGCCTGGAGGGCAACGCCGTTCCTGCCCACGAAGGCATCAGCATGGACCTGACCCGGATGGACGGGATTCTCGACCTTCGGCCCGACGACCTGCAGATCGACGTCGAGCCGGGCGTGCTGGGGAGCGCCGTCGACGAGGCCGCCGCCGAGCACGGGTTGACCTTCCCGCCGTTGCCGTCGTCGGGCGACATCTCGACGATCGGCGGGATGATCGCCACCGACGCCAGCGGGATGCAGGCGGTGAAGTACGGCGTCGTCGCCGACTGGGTGCTCGAACTCGAAGCCGTGCTCGCGGACGGGACGGTGATCACGGCCGGGAGCAAGGCCGTCAAGTCCTCCGCGGGATACAACCTCAAAGACCTGATCGTCGGCAGCGAGGGGACCCTGGCCGTGGTAACGCGGGCGACACTCCAGCTTGCCGGTCGGCCCCAGCAGATCAAGGGCGGTCGGGCGGTGTTCGAGACGTTCGACGACGCGGCGGGGGCCATCGCCGACGCCGTCCAGTCGGGCGTCGACGTGGCGAAGATCGAGCTGATGGGCGGGTTCGCCGCGGAGGTCGCGAACGAGTACGTCGGCACCGATCTGCCCGACGCGCCGATGGTGTTCGTCGAGTTCCACGCCGACCACGGGATCGACGAGGAGATAGAGTTCTGCCGGACCGTCTTCGCCGACTACGACCCCCACTCCTTCGAGATCGCCGCCGACGAGGAGATGGCTCAGCTGTGGGAGCTGCGCCGCGAGATGGCCTACGCCCTCGACGAGTACCGCGAGGACCTGCGGCCGCTGCACCCCGGCGACGTGACCGTCCCGATCGGGTCGTTCCCGGAGATCGTCCGCCGCGCCCGCGCCGAGGCCGACGAGCGGGACCTCCCGATGGCCTGCTACGGCCACGCCGGCGACGGCAACCTCCACTACGAGATCCTCGTCGACCCCGACGATGCGGCGATGGTCGAGCGCGGCGAGGCGGCTTACGCGGCCGTCGTCGAGGCCGCCATCGATCTGGGCGGCACCGCGACCGGCGAACACGGCGTCGGGCTGGGCAAACGGCAGTTCATGGAGCGCGAGCACGGTGCGGAATCGGTCGCGGCGATGCGGTCGATCAAGACGGCGCTCGATCCGGAAGGGATCTTGAATCCCGGGAAGATCTTTCCCGACGAACCGGAGTGA